The DNA region CGATTGGTTGAAGTTGAAGCAGGAAATACAGACGAAAAAGGAAAAGAAGTCAAGCTATGGGGTGAAGGAACGCAGCATCTTTACAATCGTGATTTTTTAAATACTTTAATTTGGAATCAGGAGGCACGTGCTGGAATTGAATTTAATTTTAATTCCATTCAACATTTTGTGCAGGCAGGTATCTTTTGGAAAAATGAACACATCGAAGACAAGATCAATGAGTGGGAACGATTGGATTCAGCAGGATATTCACTTCCCTATGATGAGAGCCGTCTGGTATTAAATTACGTGTATAAAACCCAAAATAATTTTACCAATAATAAAATGGGATTTTGGGTACAGGATGATATGAGTTGGTTGATTGCAAGCAAGCAATTATTAAAAATCACACCGGGCTTGCGATTTCACCACAGCGATTTAAATCGTGAATCCTTTATAAATCCAAGATTAAAACTGGAATGGATTCCAGTGCAAAACGACAACCGCATGCATATTTGGTTAGCAGGAGGTTGGTATTATCAGCCCCCTTTTTATAGAGAGATGCGATTGGTAAACGGACATTTAAATTTTAATCAACAAGCTCAGAAATCAAATCAATTGCTTTTAGGCATTCAACGAGACTTTAGGATGCCAAAAATCAGTCCGTCTCAGTTCAGATGGATTTCAGAAATCTATTATAAAAACATGTGGGATGTGGTATCCTATGATTTGGAAAATGTACGCATTCGTTATTCTGGCATCAATGATTCAAAAGCCTATGCCATTGGATGGGACAATCGGATTTACGGTGAATTTGTACCCGGAGCAGAATCCTGGGTCAATATTTCATTTTTAAGAACCCGTGAGCGGCTGAATGGAATTCAGCACAAAGAACGTGATGCAGTAAATCCAGATGGCAATGCCATTAAGGATGTCCCCAGGCCAACCGATCAATTGTTTGCCTTAGGAATGTATTTTCAGGATTACCTGCCTAAAAACGATCGTTTTAAAATGCATTTAAATATTAATGTAGCAGGAGGTTTGCCTTATGGATTAAAAGGAGACAATCTTATTTTTAGAAACGACAAACGACTCAAAGCTTACCACCGGGTCGATATTGGTTTTTCTTTTTTAATGTGGGATCAAAACACACCAAACAGAGGATTCCGATTTATGAATTTCACCAGACAAACTTGGTTAAGTTTGGAAGTATTCAATTTACTAAAAGTAAAAAACGAAGCATCTGTGAGTTGGATAAAGTCTTTGTACAATTACCAATTTGCCATTCCAAATTATCTCAGTTCGCGGAGGATAAATTTGAAATTGAGAATGGATTTTTGATTTTAGTTTGAATTTCAACCGAAGAAAAAAACAGGATATTCAATTTTCAAAGATCTGCAAATAATCAATATATGTTCCAGATTGATTGGTCAAAGCCAAAGTAAACGGAGTATGCGCAGGTAAAAAGATGTTTTCTTTAAATTGGATCGCTTGCCATCCATGCAGTGTGCTAAATAAACTGTAATGAAAGGAGTCAATATACATGTCGGTATGATTAGAAAAGCCAGGTGATTTCGCAATGATCATCACATTTATAGTAGCATCATGATCTAGAGCTGGAAATGTTTTTTTAAAATGATCGTAAAAACAGCCGCCAGCAAATACTGCTGATTGCTTCCCAAAAGCACCCATTACCGTATCAGAAAGCCAACAAAAATCTACATGTTGGAATTCCTCTAAATCGGCTTCCGTTTCAAAACTATTTGTATAAATAAATTTAGCGCGAGCTGGAGATGGAATTTCTTCCACTGCACAAGCCTGGAGCATCCAACATAAACTGCAAACCCATATTGGAATGTAGAACGATTTCATATCATTAATGGGCAAGATGGATTGTACTGCAATTTAGGCTGTTTTTTTGGGATAAACCCACTTGGCGGATTCATTGTAGGTTAAACCTTAAGGCAAGTCCTCAGGCCTCCAAGCCGCCTCAATTAACAAATTACCCTCTACAATTAACAATTATCTATTAATTCTCCTTATATTTGCAGCCCTTAAAGTCGGTCGTGTCTGTTTTCAGAGTAGGCCGATTGAGGTCTAAACTTTTAAAAATTTAACAAATGGCCGTTAAAATCAGATTACAGCGTAAGGGTCGCAAAAAAGCCCCATTTTACCACATTGTTATTGCCGATTCAAGATCTCCACGGGATGGAAGATTTATTGAAAAAATTGGTATCTACAACCCAATTACTAAGCCAGCAACCATCGATTTAGACAGAGATAAAGCTTTCGAATGGTTGATGAAAGGTGCAGAACCTACAGACACAATCAATGCAATTTTACGTTACAAAGGAGTGCTTTACAGAAAGCACCTGGCTCGTGGTGTCAAAAAAGGTGCACTTACTCAGGAAAAAGCTGACCAAATGTACCAGGATTGGATCGCAGCTAAAGAAGGTCAAATTGCTATTAAAGTAGAGGCAAGAAAGCAGGAAATTACCGATTTCCATACAAAATTGAGCGGAGAAGCTAAAACAAAAGCAGCTCCTGTTGCTTCAACTGAAGAGGAATAAAATAAGTTTATTAGTAAATTTATAAGAATATAATTTTAAAAACAAATATTTATTTTAGTATAAATTTTGTTTTTAATAAAAATTCCAAATTAACTGAACCTGGACTGGGCTCAAATCCGTCCGGGTTCTTTCATTGAAAAAACATAAATTTAGAAGCATGCAAAGCTTACTTCAAGATTACAAAGAACGCCTGCAAGGGGTCGCCGAATTGATTCAGGGTTCCGATGAATTAGCCACTTATCTGGAAGAAGAAACTCCTGAACTTTATAAAACCCTTCAAGATGCTTACGAACCATTGATTGCAGAAATTTATCAGGAAGTAGCTGATAAACATCCTTTGCAATTACCTGAATTGGAACTAGTCCTGATGAATCCATTTTTTGAAGGCTTGTTTTTACCACGTATACTTGGCTACAACGTCTTACGCGGTGAAATCAATGATCAAATAAAATACGCACGTCCACAAGAAGCGTTTAAGAAAATACTATTGGCAATTGCAAACTCAACCAATTTTGATGCCATCCGCCAACGGATCGGACAGACAGTCCAGTTGGGTTTTGCACTCAGCAGCGATATTTGGATAGCGAACTTATTAGATAAAGTAGATAATAAAAAAGTAAAGGCATTTTTACAATCCATGATTCACGATCGTTTTCGGGATCTGGAGGAAAGACGCAATTTATTGAGCCGGTATAAAAAACAGTTTACACATTATAATTTTTTATACACCAGTTTTCCAGAAACTGTTTCTGAATTAAAAATGGAGGCTACCGCATTGAGAAGCTTTTTGTTAAACCGGATCGCCTTTCATAACAGTCATGATAGTTACATCGATGAGATCCATAAACTGATTGGACAAAAAGCATTTTATAAAGAACCGGAGTTTATTGAGATAATTGCTATAATTTCTAATTTTATAAATCTAAATCAAACTGAAACGCAACATCTTTCAAATGCATTGAATTCCTGTAGATACGAGAATACCCAATTCAATCAAATCTATTTTCAATTTTTGAAAAATTGCTACAAACAAGGCGTTCATTTTGGTCCTGAAGCAGATCGCAAATTTTTTGGTTTGCTCAATAAGAATGAAGGAGATGATCTGATTAAATATTACAATCTTTTAGAAACAATTCACTCGAAAGGATTTATTCATGAAGATGCACTGGATGCGGTCAATGCATTTTATGCTCAGTATGAAGGGATGTCAATTAATAATGAATGTCTTCGATTGGAAATTTTACAATTATTCCATAAGGTCGTTGATAATTTAACAGAGCCCGAGTATCATTCGTTTTTTGAATTGCAAAAGACCTTTGCGGATTATATTAATACATTTGGAAATTCTGCATTTAATCAGGAAACTGAAAGCATGTGCATGAATTATGTAAAACGTTTACTCGCTTTCTATAAAGACAAACGCAGTAAGGAGTATCAGGAAGTTAAAAAAGCGGTAAGTTCTGGTTTTACAGAATTGGAATTTTTAACAGAGAAAGAATTGGTAGACCTTTTTAAGATTAAGCGGAAAAAGAAAGAGACTGAATAATCCAGTACTTTTAGGATTCTTATAAAAGTTTACGCTAATATATAGTTATCTAATAGCCAATTATTTAAAATTCAATCAGGAAGTGATTGCTGAATTGAAAAAGCTTTGATTATTTTTGTTCAAAGCCCCATCACAAAAACAACGAATTGGCCAACAATCCAAATATTGTATACC from Saprospiraceae bacterium includes:
- a CDS encoding TonB-dependent receptor plug domain-containing protein produces the protein MLNRIVNIRNHFPLEKLLLVFIATLLSLFQTEGQTQTILVKGIILDEESGTPIEQVIIYIPERSFYSESKLDGSFSIQLPDQAEWNLKFNRLGYQTKELLVKKSDVHSDFILKLSLKKSISKEIEIVDKKDNEGATVREQVEAFQLLPSVSSNLESILPVIGLGVRSSAGGELSSQYSVRGGSYDENLVFVNDFEVFRPQLIRNGQQEGLSFPNPDLIKDLKFSSGGFESRYGDKMSSVLDIRYKTPDRFRSSLVLSPLGASAHLEGSKLFSNDAVKKFSYLLGVRYKTTKYLLSSLDVEGEYQPNFLDIQSFLTYSFNKHWKLSWIANFNKSVFKLIPESSSVAKGSFFQVINLNTVFEGAEEDVFEQNMSGLSLNYFSDNKRNPYFFKLISSIHQGYEAEQFDILGYYRLVEVEAGNTDEKGKEVKLWGEGTQHLYNRDFLNTLIWNQEARAGIEFNFNSIQHFVQAGIFWKNEHIEDKINEWERLDSAGYSLPYDESRLVLNYVYKTQNNFTNNKMGFWVQDDMSWLIASKQLLKITPGLRFHHSDLNRESFINPRLKLEWIPVQNDNRMHIWLAGGWYYQPPFYREMRLVNGHLNFNQQAQKSNQLLLGIQRDFRMPKISPSQFRWISEIYYKNMWDVVSYDLENVRIRYSGINDSKAYAIGWDNRIYGEFVPGAESWVNISFLRTRERLNGIQHKERDAVNPDGNAIKDVPRPTDQLFALGMYFQDYLPKNDRFKMHLNINVAGGLPYGLKGDNLIFRNDKRLKAYHRVDIGFSFLMWDQNTPNRGFRFMNFTRQTWLSLEVFNLLKVKNEASVSWIKSLYNYQFAIPNYLSSRRINLKLRMDF
- the rpsP gene encoding 30S ribosomal protein S16; translation: MAVKIRLQRKGRKKAPFYHIVIADSRSPRDGRFIEKIGIYNPITKPATIDLDRDKAFEWLMKGAEPTDTINAILRYKGVLYRKHLARGVKKGALTQEKADQMYQDWIAAKEGQIAIKVEARKQEITDFHTKLSGEAKTKAAPVASTEEE